A genomic segment from Nicotiana sylvestris chromosome 1, ASM39365v2, whole genome shotgun sequence encodes:
- the LOC104211971 gene encoding ankyrin repeat-containing protein BDA1-like, with protein sequence MDRRLWEAAQKGDVHHLQSLIKEDPLLLRAVSLAGTETPLHIACLGGHLEFVKAIVHLRPEFARELNQGGLSPLHIASANGDIEIVKQLLNVDRNLCLLKGKDRRIPLHYAVIKGRKHVIRELLLASPDSVAQVTARGETCLHLAVKNHQFEAFKLLLENLKEFNKFDLLSKKDILGNTVLHLAVSTKQYEVVDLLLDENVVPKGTIEVNSLNMGGLTPLDVLLKECGDGDIEEILRASGAVSVENLQSSQQEASPQSWVVSVQDSSNEQSSREHRRDRPRSRSKKLQDYFKYNKTKDSPGKARDTLLVIAILIATATYQAVLSPPGGVWQDSYRPGGNNNTSSDDTMSLPHVAGQSVMGTNNPISYGLVLVFNSIGFYVSLHTINFLTIGFPLQLELQVSLVALTATYGIVMSAITPNRGIALFFIIFSSVFPVLLPYISMLLRNYCKKPIFLSRFMNCSVS encoded by the exons ATGGACAGAAGGCTGTGGGAGGCTGCTCAAAAAGGCGATGTTCATCACTTGCAAAGCTTGATCAAAGAAGACCCTCTTCTTCTCAGGGCAGTTTCATTAGCAGGTACTGAAACTCCTCTTCATATTGCTTGCTTGGGTGGCCATCTTGAGTTTGTGAAGGCGATCGTTCATCTAAGGCCAGAATTTGCAAGAGAATTAAACCAGGGTGGTTTAAGCCCTTTGCATATTGCTTCAGCAAATGGGGATATAGAGATTGTGAAGCAGCTCTTGAACGTTGACCGCAATCTATGCCTTCTCAAGGGGAAGGACAGAAGAATTCCCCTTCATTATGCAGTAATCAAAGGCAGAAAACATGTCATAAGGGAGCTTCTTTTGGCTTCTCCAGACTCTGTAGCACAAGTAACTGCCCGAGGCGAGACTTGTCTTCATTTAGCTGTCAAGAATCATCAGTTTGAAGCATTCAAATTGTTACTTGAGAACCTCAAGGAATTTAACAAGTTTGATCTATTAAGCAAGAAGGACATCCTAGGAAACACTGTCTTGCATCTTGCTGTGTCCACTAAGCAATACGAG GTTGTTGATCTACTGCTCGACGAAAATGTTGTTCCTAAAGGCACAATTGAGGTGAATTCTTTGAACATGGGAGGCCTTACACCTTTGGATGTACTACTTAAGGAATGTGGAGATGGAGATATTGAGGAAATTTTAAGAGCATCTGGTGCTGTATCTGTTGAAAACTTGCAATCTTCACAGCAAGAAGCTTCCCCCCAATCTTGGGTTGTTTCAGTTCAAGATTCATCAAATGAACAATCCAGCAGAGAGCATAGGAGAGACCGGCCTCGATCTCGTTCTAAGAAGCTTCAGGATTACTTCAAGTACAATAAAACCAAAGATTCCCCAGGAAAAGCAAGAGACACCCTTCTTGTGATAGCCATTCTAATTGCAACAGCAACTTATCAAGCAGTGCTTAGTCCACCAGGAGGTGTTTGGCAGGACAGTTACCGACCTGGAGGAAATAACAACACCAGTAGTGATGACACAATGTCCTTGCCACATGTCGCCGGACAGTCAGTGATGGGAACCAACAATCCAATTTCTTATGGCTTGGTCTTGGTTTTCAATTCCATCGGATTTTATGTCTCCCTTCACACGATAAATTTCCTCACAATAGGATTTCCTTTGCAATTGGAACTGCAAGTCTCACTTGTTGCCTTGACAGCAACCTATGGTATTGTGATGTCTGCCATAACGCCTAACCGGGGAATTGCTctcttctttattatcttttcttcAGTCTTTCCAGTTTTGTTGCCTTACATTTCAATGTTGCTGAGAAACTATTGCAAGAAACCTATATTCTTATCAAGATTTATGAACTGTTCAGTTAGTTGA